The proteins below come from a single Vibrio cyclitrophicus genomic window:
- a CDS encoding MacB family efflux pump subunit has protein sequence MSDVLLEISGLSRCFPAGDDQLTVLNNVNLTIRRGEMIAIMGASGSGKSTLMNILGCLDTPSEGTYLVNGRDTSVMNPDQLAELRRDYFGFIFQRYHLLDDLTAIGNVEIPALYSAENKASRQARAEQLLKRLGLAERMDHKPSQLSGGQQQRVSVARALINGGTVILADEPTGALDSHSGKEMMDLLRELHQQGHTIVLVTHDPKIAASAERVIEISDGEIVSDITSGANNDSASTEYSATRIEEKQSVNKPISKPFSAQWFSVVEAFKMSLSAMGSHRLRTFLTMLGIIIGIASVVSVVAIGNGSQAQVLSRMASMGTNTIEIKPGSGLGDRRAGRVRTLTANDANALTNLSFVDSVTPTVRVNVAVRYGNEAVTAEVQGVGSDYFRVRGFEVAQGQLFDDGSIDALEQVAVIDNNTLNDLFPDGEALGKVIFLGRLPVRIIAVTEAREMAFGNSDALNVWLPYSTVNSRIYSQNYVNDITVRVSDEVSSTAAEQAIINLIKMRHGVEDFFTVNTDTVRENIEQTSSTMTLLISAIAFISLVVGGIGVMNIMLVSVTERTREIGIRMAVGARQADILRQFLIEAVLVCLCGGALGIGLAYAVGLIVSSTSSGLSMIYSTNSIIAAFICSTLIGVLFGFLPARNAAKLNPVDALSRG, from the coding sequence ATGAGTGACGTTCTATTAGAAATCTCAGGACTCAGTCGTTGTTTTCCTGCAGGTGATGATCAGTTAACGGTATTGAACAACGTTAACCTAACCATACGTCGCGGTGAAATGATCGCGATAATGGGGGCATCTGGTTCGGGTAAATCGACTTTAATGAATATTTTAGGTTGCTTAGATACTCCTAGCGAAGGAACTTATCTTGTTAATGGTCGAGATACATCGGTAATGAACCCTGATCAATTAGCGGAATTACGCCGTGACTATTTTGGTTTTATATTTCAACGTTATCATTTGTTAGATGATCTCACTGCTATCGGTAATGTCGAGATCCCTGCGCTTTACTCAGCCGAAAACAAAGCGTCCCGCCAAGCACGAGCTGAGCAACTGTTAAAAAGGTTGGGGCTAGCGGAGCGAATGGATCATAAGCCAAGTCAACTTAGTGGTGGGCAACAACAGCGAGTTAGTGTCGCCCGCGCTTTGATTAATGGTGGTACGGTGATCCTTGCCGATGAACCAACCGGGGCTCTCGATAGCCATAGCGGTAAAGAGATGATGGACTTACTTCGTGAGTTGCATCAACAAGGGCATACTATTGTTCTGGTTACTCATGACCCTAAGATCGCCGCCTCCGCGGAGCGCGTAATCGAGATCTCTGATGGAGAAATCGTGAGTGATATAACGAGCGGTGCCAATAATGATAGCGCCTCAACTGAATATTCAGCGACAAGAATCGAAGAGAAACAAAGTGTCAATAAACCTATATCAAAGCCGTTTTCTGCACAGTGGTTCAGCGTTGTTGAAGCGTTCAAAATGTCGCTATCCGCAATGGGAAGCCATCGACTAAGAACGTTTCTGACGATGCTGGGGATCATCATCGGTATTGCGTCTGTGGTGTCCGTTGTAGCGATTGGCAATGGTTCTCAAGCTCAGGTTTTGTCACGAATGGCTTCAATGGGCACCAATACTATTGAAATCAAACCTGGTTCTGGGCTGGGCGACCGACGTGCTGGGCGAGTGAGAACCTTGACAGCAAATGATGCAAACGCTTTAACGAATCTCTCCTTTGTTGATAGTGTGACACCGACTGTGCGTGTGAATGTGGCGGTGCGCTATGGTAATGAGGCGGTGACAGCAGAAGTGCAAGGTGTTGGTTCTGATTACTTTCGCGTTCGAGGTTTTGAAGTCGCACAAGGGCAGCTATTTGATGACGGAAGTATTGATGCACTAGAGCAAGTGGCGGTTATTGATAACAATACCTTAAATGACCTTTTCCCTGATGGTGAAGCACTTGGCAAAGTCATCTTTTTAGGTCGCTTGCCAGTGCGTATTATCGCGGTTACCGAAGCAAGAGAAATGGCGTTTGGCAATAGTGATGCTCTGAATGTTTGGTTACCTTATAGCACGGTAAATTCTCGTATTTATAGCCAAAATTACGTTAATGATATTACGGTTAGGGTGAGCGACGAAGTATCCAGCACCGCAGCAGAGCAAGCGATCATTAACTTAATTAAAATGCGCCATGGTGTGGAAGACTTCTTTACCGTCAATACGGATACGGTCAGAGAAAATATTGAACAAACTTCATCAACGATGACCTTACTTATCTCGGCTATTGCCTTTATTTCATTGGTGGTGGGTGGCATCGGTGTTATGAATATCATGCTGGTGTCGGTAACCGAACGAACGCGAGAAATCGGCATTCGTATGGCAGTTGGAGCAAGGCAAGCAGATATTCTGAGACAATTTTTAATTGAAGCCGTTTTAGTGTGTTTGTGTGGTGGCGCTTTGGGTATAGGGTTAGCTTACGCTGTGGGCTTGATTGTCTCGTCGACGAGCAGTGGTTTGAGTATGATTTATTCGACCAACTCAATTATTGCGGCCTTTATTTGCTCAACACTGATTGGGGTTCTCTTCGGTTTTTTACCCGCTAGAAATGCAGCAAAATTAAACCCTGTGGATGCGTTATCTCGAGGATAA
- a CDS encoding efflux RND transporter periplasmic adaptor subunit, whose translation MKNIKQLVTITLLVIAIGAVAAYFYMKNDASIVTYSTEPVRIGNIEDVVLTNGVLYPYKMVNVGAQVSGKLESIAVTVGDTLKAGDVIAQIDNLSQENALKESHASLTNINAQYRAKKAQIYQSQLAFERQKAMLLKNASSQSMYDAAEAELLVYEAELDQLVAEKEKALISVDDAQLDLSYTKIESPIDGTVVYVSVEEGQTVNTNQSTPSIVEVAQLDVMTVKAQVSEADIIHIATGQKVYFSILGAPQHNFYGELKSIEPGPTLLTGDDSELNIGDNDAIYYNAVFDVDNTEGLLRFGMTAQVSIVLDDAQEALLVPSQVLTKKLPGKNRYRVPVLVEGALEMRNVEIGINNKVYAQVLDGLELGDRVVIGQANAKSSSGFDMSSTLGPEKGGRGNGGPGGRGQGNGGRP comes from the coding sequence ATGAAAAACATCAAACAGTTAGTGACGATCACTTTACTTGTTATCGCTATCGGTGCTGTCGCCGCTTATTTTTATATGAAGAACGATGCCTCAATCGTCACTTATTCTACGGAGCCTGTTCGCATCGGTAACATCGAAGATGTTGTGCTCACTAACGGTGTGCTATATCCCTACAAAATGGTGAATGTGGGTGCTCAAGTTTCAGGCAAGTTAGAGTCGATAGCCGTTACGGTCGGTGACACACTTAAAGCTGGAGATGTTATTGCTCAAATTGATAACCTTTCACAAGAAAACGCATTGAAAGAATCCCATGCTTCACTCACTAACATTAATGCGCAATATCGAGCGAAAAAAGCGCAGATTTATCAGTCACAACTTGCTTTTGAACGACAAAAGGCGATGTTGTTAAAAAATGCCAGCTCGCAATCCATGTATGACGCAGCAGAGGCCGAACTTCTTGTTTATGAAGCCGAACTCGACCAACTGGTTGCAGAAAAAGAGAAAGCGCTGATCAGTGTCGATGACGCTCAACTGGATTTAAGCTATACAAAGATCGAATCACCGATTGATGGCACGGTTGTTTATGTCTCTGTTGAAGAGGGGCAAACCGTTAACACAAATCAATCGACACCTTCCATTGTTGAAGTCGCTCAACTTGATGTTATGACGGTCAAGGCACAAGTGTCTGAAGCCGATATCATTCACATTGCGACGGGGCAAAAAGTGTACTTTTCGATTTTAGGCGCGCCACAACACAATTTTTATGGTGAACTGAAATCAATTGAGCCTGGCCCAACCCTTTTGACTGGCGACGATAGCGAGCTAAACATTGGTGATAATGATGCTATTTATTATAACGCGGTATTTGATGTCGATAACACGGAAGGGTTGCTGCGCTTTGGTATGACAGCGCAAGTCTCGATCGTACTAGATGATGCACAAGAAGCACTATTGGTTCCGTCTCAAGTCCTGACTAAAAAGCTTCCCGGCAAGAATCGTTATCGTGTCCCTGTTTTAGTTGAAGGCGCATTAGAGATGCGAAATGTTGAGATTGGCATCAATAATAAAGTGTATGCACAAGTTCTGGATGGGCTAGAGCTAGGAGATCGAGTTGTTATTGGTCAAGCGAACGCCAAATCGTCATCAGGTTTTGATATGTCATCGACATTAGGGCCTGAGAAAGGTGGTCGTGGTAATGGAGGTCCTGGAGGTCGTGGTCAAGGTAATGGCGGGAGACCTTAG
- a CDS encoding efflux RND transporter periplasmic adaptor subunit, with the protein MFLPRALRLPLGLLLSSSLLLGCGEQAMEQRPAPGPIHVDVLDLTPTTLRLTTQLPGRIAAFKQAEVRPQVTGILKSRLYKEGSHVEADDVLYEIDPTTYQSNVNSAQAQLAKALTSEDTARKTALRYKELLRKKLTSQQDFDDADALYKEAQAEVAIRQAELDYANIELSYTKIKAPISGQAGLSLVSEGSLLTSEQSSYLTTIVQTTNVYVDMQQSSLAITKIRKEFATFTDKNAEIPVTITLEDGSAYDEVGHLEFSDTLVSDSTGTVTLRAIIPNPDNTLLAGMYVRAHISMPEARGYLVVPQSAVVRSQSGDPSVFVVNQDNKTAKKPVVLGNEVGNGWVVKEGLSSGEQVVITNIINMKNDVAVVVDSRTDSTVPALASEE; encoded by the coding sequence ATGTTTCTACCCCGCGCGTTAAGATTGCCTTTGGGCTTACTTCTCTCTAGTTCTCTACTATTGGGCTGTGGCGAACAAGCTATGGAACAACGACCAGCCCCAGGTCCTATTCATGTCGACGTTTTAGACTTGACTCCAACAACACTGCGTTTGACGACCCAGTTGCCAGGGCGAATTGCCGCGTTCAAGCAAGCAGAAGTGAGGCCTCAAGTAACAGGGATTCTCAAAAGCCGCCTATACAAAGAGGGCTCTCACGTAGAAGCCGATGATGTACTTTATGAAATTGACCCAACCACTTATCAATCCAACGTTAATAGCGCACAAGCTCAATTAGCGAAAGCACTGACGAGCGAAGATACCGCTCGAAAAACGGCACTCCGCTATAAAGAACTATTAAGAAAAAAACTGACCAGTCAGCAAGATTTTGACGATGCAGACGCCCTTTACAAAGAAGCCCAAGCTGAAGTCGCGATCCGCCAAGCAGAATTGGATTACGCCAATATTGAACTGTCTTATACCAAAATCAAAGCGCCTATCTCAGGTCAGGCTGGTCTTTCTTTGGTCTCTGAAGGCTCTTTATTGACCTCTGAGCAGTCTTCTTACCTGACGACTATTGTGCAAACCACGAACGTTTACGTGGATATGCAGCAATCTTCGTTAGCGATTACCAAAATCAGAAAAGAGTTTGCGACCTTTACCGACAAAAATGCAGAGATCCCAGTAACGATAACGTTAGAAGACGGCAGTGCGTATGACGAAGTCGGCCATTTAGAGTTTTCGGACACGCTCGTTTCAGACTCAACCGGTACGGTAACGCTACGTGCCATCATTCCGAACCCTGACAATACTTTACTCGCCGGTATGTACGTACGCGCCCATATTTCGATGCCAGAAGCACGAGGCTACCTTGTTGTTCCGCAATCAGCTGTAGTAAGAAGCCAGTCTGGTGATCCTTCAGTTTTTGTCGTTAACCAAGACAACAAAACAGCGAAAAAGCCAGTCGTTCTCGGCAATGAAGTGGGTAACGGTTGGGTTGTTAAAGAGGGGCTTTCTAGCGGTGAACAAGTCGTCATCACCAACATAATTAACATGAAAAATGATGTTGCGGTTGTTGTCGATAGCAGAACAGACAGTACCGTTCCTGCTTTGGCGAGCGAGGAATAA
- a CDS encoding efflux RND transporter permease subunit, with protein sequence MSLSNFFINRPIFAWVISIVIMLSGIAAIVSLPVAQYPTIAPPAVTISTSYPGASAKTIEDSVTQVIEQGMTGLDNLLYMASKSDSSGSASVTLTFSADTDPDIAQVQVQNSLQQVSNRLPTAVQNQGTSVTKSTSGFMSVTNLYSPDGSMSAGDIQDYANSNIKDILSRVNGVGEVTIFGPSYAMRIWLDPAKLNSYSLTPVDVSNAVSVQNSQVTVGQLGGTPAVDSQLINASITAQSLLTSVEEFEDILIKVDSDGSQIKLKDVARVELASEESSSIPAYMGKDSSGIAITLATGANSLDTQNAVDAKLEQLSKGFPDGLVLVKTTDNNLFIRLSITEVVKTLFEAVGLVFIVMLLFLQNLRATLIPTIAVPVVLLGTFGVMAMLGFSINTLTMFGLVLAIGLLVDDAIVVVENVERLMHEENLSPLEATKKSMGQITSALIGITMVLSVVFIPMAFMSGSTGVIYQQFSLTIVSAMVLSVVVALILTPVLCATLLKPVDKASSNKFFALFNRGFDKLSSQYRGSVKHALQRPLRFVFVYLMLFAGTAYLYNVLPSSFLPNEDQGDFMVMVTTPTGTTLQKTQEVMLDIKDYFEENESHTVDHVFTVSGFNFSGSGQNAAMAFIGLKDWSERTEPGTDVDSIIGRVMGEFSNYKHAQIFAFSSPAIRELGTSTGFNFYLEDVGAVGHDKLIEIRNQLLGAAAQSPLLQSTRPNGLEDTAQLFLDVDYEKAKVLGLEIDDINQSLSIAWASSYVNDFIDRGRSKKVYIQADAEYRMTPEDLNLWFVRNNNDEMVPISAFSTYHWGQGSPQLQRYNGNPAVEIVGEAASGYSTGEAMAEIDRLAAEISNDVQVSWTGMSYQEIEAGNQAPILYAISILMVFLCLAALYESWSIPIAIILVVPLGILGALAAIMLRGLENDVYFQVGVLTTIGLTAKNAILIVEFSKELYEKGVNIIDATVQACEMRLRPIIMTSLAFGLGVLPLVLSTGAGANARNAIGTSVLGGMMGATLLVIYFAPLFFVLICKLFKSDDKAEIANDTEQPN encoded by the coding sequence ATGTCCTTATCGAACTTTTTTATTAACAGACCGATTTTTGCTTGGGTGATTTCCATTGTCATTATGCTTTCAGGCATTGCGGCGATCGTCTCTTTGCCTGTCGCGCAATACCCAACAATTGCACCACCAGCCGTGACTATTTCAACGTCATACCCTGGCGCGTCAGCGAAAACGATTGAAGACAGCGTAACCCAAGTCATCGAACAAGGCATGACAGGGTTAGATAACCTTCTTTACATGGCGTCGAAAAGTGACTCTTCTGGTAGTGCGAGTGTGACCTTAACGTTTAGCGCAGACACTGACCCCGATATTGCCCAGGTACAGGTGCAGAATAGCTTACAGCAAGTGAGCAATCGCCTGCCTACAGCAGTACAAAACCAAGGCACATCTGTGACCAAGAGTACGTCGGGTTTCATGTCGGTCACCAACCTCTATTCGCCTGATGGCAGCATGAGTGCGGGCGACATTCAAGATTACGCAAACTCTAACATTAAGGACATCTTAAGCCGTGTTAACGGCGTAGGCGAAGTGACTATTTTCGGTCCATCTTATGCGATGCGTATTTGGTTAGACCCTGCAAAATTGAACAGCTACAGTCTCACCCCTGTTGACGTTTCTAATGCCGTATCGGTTCAAAACAGCCAAGTTACTGTTGGACAACTAGGCGGAACGCCAGCCGTTGATTCTCAGTTAATTAATGCCAGTATCACAGCGCAAAGCCTATTAACCAGCGTTGAAGAATTTGAGGACATCTTAATTAAAGTCGACAGTGACGGATCTCAAATTAAGCTCAAAGACGTCGCACGTGTCGAGTTAGCCAGTGAAGAATCTTCATCCATTCCAGCCTACATGGGTAAGGACTCTTCAGGTATTGCGATCACCCTCGCCACCGGCGCGAATTCGTTAGACACACAAAACGCGGTTGATGCAAAACTGGAACAACTTTCAAAAGGCTTTCCAGACGGACTAGTATTGGTTAAAACAACCGATAACAACTTGTTCATTCGCCTTTCTATCACTGAAGTGGTCAAAACGCTATTTGAAGCGGTTGGGCTTGTGTTTATCGTGATGTTACTGTTTTTGCAGAACTTACGAGCAACCTTAATCCCAACCATTGCCGTGCCAGTCGTACTACTTGGTACCTTTGGTGTCATGGCCATGCTGGGTTTCTCAATCAACACACTCACCATGTTTGGTTTGGTGTTAGCGATTGGTTTGCTGGTTGATGATGCCATCGTAGTCGTGGAAAACGTTGAGCGGTTGATGCATGAAGAGAATCTATCTCCTCTTGAAGCAACTAAGAAGTCAATGGGACAAATTACCAGTGCCCTAATCGGTATTACGATGGTGTTGTCGGTTGTATTTATTCCTATGGCCTTCATGTCAGGGTCAACGGGCGTTATCTACCAACAGTTCTCTTTGACGATTGTCTCGGCAATGGTGCTATCCGTTGTCGTCGCATTGATTCTTACTCCTGTATTGTGTGCAACGCTTCTAAAGCCTGTCGATAAAGCGTCGAGCAATAAGTTTTTTGCACTGTTTAACCGAGGGTTCGACAAGCTATCCAGCCAATACCGAGGTTCAGTTAAACACGCTTTACAGCGACCACTACGCTTCGTTTTTGTTTACCTAATGCTTTTTGCCGGCACGGCTTACCTATACAACGTGCTGCCAAGTTCATTTTTACCAAATGAAGACCAAGGTGACTTCATGGTTATGGTCACCACACCAACGGGGACCACATTACAAAAGACACAAGAAGTGATGTTGGATATCAAAGATTATTTTGAAGAGAACGAGTCACACACTGTCGACCACGTGTTTACCGTGTCTGGATTCAACTTTTCAGGCTCTGGACAAAATGCAGCAATGGCATTCATTGGCTTGAAAGACTGGTCAGAAAGGACGGAGCCTGGAACCGATGTGGATTCCATTATCGGCCGTGTTATGGGTGAATTTTCAAACTACAAACATGCACAGATCTTTGCTTTTAGTAGCCCAGCGATCCGAGAGCTTGGTACTTCAACAGGCTTTAACTTCTACTTAGAAGACGTCGGTGCTGTCGGTCATGACAAGCTGATTGAGATAAGAAACCAACTACTTGGTGCTGCGGCACAAAGTCCATTATTGCAAAGTACACGTCCAAATGGCCTGGAGGATACCGCGCAACTGTTCCTTGATGTCGACTATGAGAAAGCCAAAGTGCTCGGTTTAGAAATCGATGACATCAACCAATCACTGTCGATTGCTTGGGCATCGTCATACGTGAATGACTTTATCGACCGTGGCCGCTCTAAGAAAGTTTACATTCAAGCTGATGCAGAATATCGCATGACACCAGAAGACCTGAACTTATGGTTTGTGCGTAACAACAACGACGAGATGGTGCCTATCTCAGCCTTCAGTACTTATCACTGGGGTCAAGGTTCTCCACAGTTACAACGTTATAACGGTAATCCTGCAGTGGAAATCGTCGGTGAAGCCGCCTCTGGTTATAGTACTGGTGAAGCGATGGCTGAAATCGATAGATTGGCAGCCGAGATCTCCAATGATGTACAGGTAAGCTGGACGGGAATGTCCTATCAAGAGATAGAAGCCGGCAACCAAGCGCCAATTCTGTATGCGATCTCCATCTTGATGGTCTTCCTCTGCTTAGCGGCTCTGTATGAAAGTTGGAGTATTCCAATTGCGATTATTCTGGTGGTTCCATTAGGCATACTCGGCGCACTGGCTGCGATTATGTTACGAGGGTTAGAAAACGATGTGTACTTCCAAGTAGGCGTGCTAACTACCATAGGTTTAACCGCCAAGAACGCCATTTTGATTGTTGAGTTCTCCAAAGAACTTTATGAAAAAGGCGTCAACATTATTGATGCAACGGTACAAGCATGTGAGATGCGTTTGCGCCCTATCATCATGACGTCACTGGCGTTCGGACTCGGCGTATTGCCTTTAGTGCTGAGTACGGGTGCAGGTGCTAACGCGCGTAATGCGATTGGTACGTCCGTTTTAGGCGGCATGATGGGAGCGACGTTGTTAGTGATTTACTTCGCTCCGCTATTTTTTGTCTTGATCTGCAAACTGTTCAAGTCAGATGACAAAGCAGAAATAGCAAACGACACAGAACAACCAAACTGA
- a CDS encoding DUF1499 domain-containing protein — protein MTNNRPSRIGTLLLVIAFTALLMVAVMIFGSRMGLWDPIVGFGYIRNYLNPIGLSLLALSTLGLIYQWITRDRTGALKSLVAAFIGLGLIAPMLHGITHPVKREPAIHDITTDTINPPEFYKLDDTRAGAKNSLIYAGEEVAAIQKKLYPYIKPIQSNLSSEDAYAKALDIAKNSGWEVVAGYPEALRFEATAQTTFFGFMDDVVVQVTPINNKSRIDIRSVSRIGRSDKGVNAARIVEFTESFNQ, from the coding sequence ATGACGAACAACCGACCATCTCGTATAGGAACATTATTACTAGTCATCGCTTTTACCGCATTACTCATGGTTGCGGTGATGATATTTGGATCTCGCATGGGCTTATGGGACCCTATTGTTGGCTTTGGCTACATTCGAAACTACCTCAACCCTATCGGCCTCTCTCTACTCGCTTTAAGTACACTCGGGCTCATCTACCAATGGATTACTCGTGATCGTACAGGTGCGCTCAAGTCTCTGGTTGCTGCATTCATAGGGCTTGGTCTCATCGCGCCAATGCTCCATGGCATAACTCACCCCGTAAAGCGTGAGCCTGCAATTCATGACATTACTACCGACACTATAAACCCACCTGAATTTTATAAGCTAGACGATACGCGTGCAGGTGCCAAAAACTCTCTGATTTATGCAGGAGAAGAAGTGGCTGCCATACAGAAAAAATTGTACCCATACATTAAACCTATTCAGTCGAACCTTTCTTCTGAAGATGCGTACGCAAAAGCACTGGATATAGCGAAAAATAGTGGATGGGAAGTGGTTGCAGGATACCCAGAGGCATTACGCTTTGAAGCAACGGCTCAAACAACTTTCTTTGGTTTTATGGACGATGTGGTCGTTCAAGTTACCCCAATAAACAACAAAAGCCGTATCGATATTCGTAGTGTGTCTCGAATCGGTCGCAGTGACAAAGGTGTCAATGCCGCTAGAATTGTAGAGTTCACCGAAAGTTTTAACCAGTAA
- a CDS encoding ricin-type beta-trefoil lectin domain protein, whose amino-acid sequence MNLKSMTNFIVASSLIVAPSFLFAAEPNVPTEPPYIVLSDNLDEPNGYGFCIDTYGPGQSELMQTHTCKPKAPEGSPRNYSGHDVRFEFNNETDQIQSYAFEGLCMQGLLAKGKSELALLECSDAKNQGFVYSENDQTIRLKADSSYCLAVTSETQEAGPWVKRPLELIQCEEAEPVLMKWTVVSK is encoded by the coding sequence ATGAACCTAAAAAGTATGACCAACTTCATTGTTGCATCTAGCTTAATTGTTGCTCCTTCATTCCTCTTTGCAGCAGAGCCAAATGTACCGACAGAACCGCCATACATTGTCTTAAGTGATAATTTAGATGAGCCAAACGGTTATGGGTTTTGTATTGATACCTACGGACCTGGTCAATCAGAATTAATGCAAACTCATACTTGTAAACCCAAAGCGCCTGAAGGTTCTCCTCGCAACTATTCGGGTCATGATGTGAGATTTGAATTCAACAACGAAACAGACCAAATTCAGTCTTACGCGTTCGAAGGGCTGTGTATGCAAGGGCTTCTTGCGAAAGGAAAAAGCGAACTCGCGTTACTAGAGTGTAGCGACGCCAAAAACCAAGGTTTTGTTTACAGCGAAAATGATCAAACCATTCGATTAAAAGCGGACTCTAGCTACTGTTTGGCAGTGACATCAGAAACTCAAGAAGCGGGCCCATGGGTGAAACGTCCACTTGAACTGATTCAGTGTGAGGAAGCAGAACCGGTTCTAATGAAGTGGACTGTTGTTTCTAAGTAA
- a CDS encoding MFS transporter, with protein MSKVTTETLGTGRLLLMSSAVSATAANLYYNQPILPKIGTELGLTSAQLGAVPAASQIGYAVALLFLSPLGDTLPRKRLIAILSVMLVLSSFIAFSASSLIVLVVACFAIGLSANITQQLIPFAASLSTPETKGKVIGTLMTGLTVGILLSRTLSGFVGEQFGWRAVFMMSASIAMIFGLMLYAFLPTNTPTIKIPYLKLVASMATLIKQHSILRTSALTGALWFASFNALWATLALHVSESPFNYNAQQAGMFGVIAFAGVIGAKVSGSLVGKFGSRNMISMALVIIAAGFVVSGLFADTLIGLIAGIILIDLGVFSAQVSNQVRVFSIDPQAQSRINGVYMLGYYLGGAFGSFVGIQVFELVGWVGVVGFSVAAVALSFIVNRINKQ; from the coding sequence ATGTCAAAGGTGACGACAGAAACTTTGGGTACAGGGCGCTTATTACTTATGTCGAGCGCTGTCTCAGCAACCGCTGCAAATCTTTATTATAACCAGCCGATTTTACCCAAGATCGGTACAGAACTCGGTTTAACAAGCGCACAACTCGGCGCAGTGCCGGCGGCTAGTCAGATTGGTTATGCAGTGGCGCTACTTTTCTTATCGCCATTAGGGGACACTTTGCCGCGCAAACGCCTCATTGCGATCCTATCGGTAATGTTAGTGTTGTCATCATTTATTGCGTTTTCTGCATCTAGCTTAATTGTGTTGGTTGTTGCGTGTTTTGCGATTGGCTTAAGTGCCAATATCACTCAACAGTTGATTCCATTTGCAGCGTCATTAAGCACTCCTGAAACGAAAGGGAAAGTCATTGGGACTTTAATGACAGGCCTGACCGTTGGCATCTTGCTTTCTCGTACACTCAGTGGTTTTGTTGGTGAGCAGTTTGGGTGGCGTGCTGTGTTTATGATGTCGGCAAGTATCGCGATGATCTTTGGTTTAATGTTATACGCTTTTTTACCGACGAATACTCCGACAATCAAGATACCTTACCTTAAGCTTGTTGCTAGTATGGCAACGTTAATTAAGCAGCATTCGATACTACGTACATCTGCTTTAACCGGCGCGCTTTGGTTTGCTTCGTTCAATGCACTTTGGGCAACGTTAGCTTTGCACGTCAGCGAATCACCATTTAATTACAATGCTCAGCAAGCTGGGATGTTTGGGGTTATTGCCTTTGCTGGTGTGATTGGTGCCAAAGTTTCAGGTTCATTAGTAGGTAAGTTTGGTTCTCGAAATATGATCAGTATGGCGTTAGTCATTATTGCTGCTGGCTTTGTTGTTTCGGGGCTCTTTGCTGATACCTTGATTGGGTTGATCGCCGGTATCATTCTTATCGACCTTGGTGTGTTCAGTGCTCAGGTATCGAATCAAGTCCGCGTATTTTCAATTGATCCACAAGCTCAGAGCCGTATAAATGGGGTCTATATGCTTGGCTACTATCTTGGTGGTGCCTTCGGTTCGTTTGTGGGTATTCAGGTATTTGAATTGGTCGGCTGGGTAGGTGTAGTAGGCTTTAGTGTTGCAGCTGTGGCATTAAGTTTTATTGTTAACCGCATCAACAAGCAATAA